The Vigna unguiculata cultivar IT97K-499-35 chromosome 1, ASM411807v1, whole genome shotgun sequence nucleotide sequence TACGCTTAATTATTTTCCCAATGTTTTAAATCCATATATAGCATCTAATTCCCACTCGATTGTTATAATTAGAGTTGTTGATTATTGTTAGCCCCCTTTATAGCTCGACATTGATATCAAGTTTTGTGGCGTCATTTGATTAGTTCTGAGTAAAAGGTCTCACATTAAATGAAGAGAGCATCTATGATGGTAAAAACAACTCTAAATCCTACATCATCATTAAATTGAATCTATAATTTAAATCTATCTCAATTATAGTAAATtgaattatgaatatttattaaagtaaatttactttgtatcactttttaaattttatatcaatctAATTTAAGTTCTAATTGGATAAATTCAACCTAAAATAATCTGCATCAACTTTTTTAACATGGGTTTAACCTTAATCAACTCAACTAAATTTGGATTTCGCTTGAGCTTGACCAGTTTGACATGGTCTTGAGTAGACCTAATATTACATGAATTTACCCCAACTGGACTTATCTCGATGTAAACCTAATCCAGTGTGGATCTTGACTAAGGTCTTGAACATAGACCCGATTTGTCTTAATCCAACTTAGCCAAGTCAAACTTGGCTCGACTTAGTCTCTTCTGGACTAGGCTTGATGTTGGCCCAATCTAACTTGACTCCCACTTGAGCTTAACTTAACTCAATGTGACTTAGGCGATATGTAACTCAACCTAACATAGGTTGCTTTAATTCAACCTTGTGCAAGTTCAACTCAACTTGGCTTGACCTAGACTCAATCCAGTTCAACCTTGCCCTCATACCGATTAACTTAACATGGGCTCGACTcgatttaaaataacattataattcATCCCAAATTGTCATAAGTTTTACCTAATCAAACATAACTTAGGTCTAGCTCAACCTGACTCAAGTTGACTTGGACTTAACTTTACATGGGTCTTGCCTAGTGTGAATCCAATTTGACTTGCATCGAATCAATATAAATCTAATAAACTTAACATGGTTTCCATCTAATTCCCAACCAATTTAAGTTGGGACTCTCTTAACCTAAAGTTATTTGGATCTATTCCAAGAAACTCGAGCATTACTTAATTTGATTTGTCACGAGTTTGACTCTACTTTGAATAAGTTGAGCATAGTCCAACTTGATTATTCTTAACCTCAATTttagattttcaaaaattaattttgtttacccaactcaaaattaaataaatataaattttaaaaaagtgtgaattttaatttaaaataaatttagaatatatattaaaaaacacaaatatattaCAAACAAAAATCGAACAAAAATCACGAGAAAAAAATgactttaactttttttcagAAACATATATAAAAGTGAAATTTGTGTAAGTAATGAAGCAATAACAAATgttttattaatcaatttatagtaaataattaaaataaaaaatgaaatagtggataaaaataaaataagataatttaagttttaataaGTTGTAAAATAAGttcttttaatgtattttaaggACATTGTCTaatgtatgaatttatttaaaacaaacaaaatatgaGATGTAATATAAAGGATGTCAATTGAGtgagatattattatttgagtggTATTTCTCGTAGATAGAGAATTTATATTGACTCACACTTGCTAAAATTGTGCTTCATTGTTTGAGTGATACAATATGTTATTTGAACATTGTATTCTAATAGagaaaattgattaattgatatGAATTTTCTCAAACACTCGAACTACCACTTGGATGCTTAAGTGCTAAGGAACATTAATTGAGTAATAAGTTCCTATAACACCATTACATGTCAATATCTTAATCTCGTTCGAAAAGGATCAATCCATAACTCCAAAGTAACATGCAAATAACAACaactaataatatttactttaaatacaaCTAAAAGTAAACTTATTTTGGTTAAATGAATTACTTGAATaacttcaaaaaatataattcaatgttaatattaacatttctaatgtaaaaaaaattattcaaccAGTTTCACAAAAATAGTTTCAACAATCAAACATTAAACATCAACCTAAACTCAAACAAATCAATCCAAAATTCTATAATTCTTTAAACTCCATacattcaaatttcataacacataAGTTAGTTTAACTAACTTTCATCCCATTCTTAactcaaatttcacaaaaattttcaaattattcaattaaatatctgaagtaagctttttttttttttacttgtacaTAACTTGTTCTTCAAGAAATTAAAACTCATTGAAGGAAAGAACTCAAAATCTACATAAAATGTTGAAGAGATCCCAAGAAGTTAAATCATAATCAAAATTTCTATCAAACTATGTTTAATTTACACCTGTTTCACTTCCAAtgctaaataaaaaacaattatgaaGAAATAAATCTCTAGAATCTCATACAAAAAACGATTCTAGAAATGTCATTTATAATGAAAGTAAAagtatttcatttatatttataatcttattaacattatttaatcGGGAATATCAATTTTCATCCACTTGAAATCATTTTCtctaaaatctataaaaaattCCTGGTTTTTACATATTCCAATAGTGATTTTAATTGAGACAAGTTTGTTAGACAccgtaattttaattaattgatactATGTAACAGTTTTACATTACCCGTGCATAGTTAGTCactaaactattattttataaaacattgaTAATGCTTACAGTTCGAGCACAAGAAAAAGAACAGGAATTTCTCTATTGGGCTCATATAAGCAATTCACATACAGAAAGAAATTACCCAACAGATGTTACATTTATGGCCCAAAAATTAGCCGGCAACTGCTTTTATTTGACTCCTTGTCTCTTTCTTCATGAAAATGAGTaagaaatttatgaaatttttaatttttaaatattttttgttttggtttcagttctcaatttttaaaaattgattcaaattcttgtattttAATATAAGGGAAGATGTTAACTTTAAAGACTAAcgtttaagtatttttaaaagtacGAAGATAAAACTATTGTTTAGAAATATGGgagacaaaaacaaaatagaatattttcatttaagaCACTTTTTACATATTAGAAATTTTATCTGTTTTTCTCAAATTAAGACACATTcacattttgtaaaattaagataaaataaataaaaactaacaaTGGGTTGATAATTGTCGGTCAATAACCATTTGTCTCCatttttttagggttttttttagagagattaaaaaaaatgtcacacaCAAACATTTATAACACAAAtacttaaaatgtaatttaatgTTGATCTTGCTTCACAATAGAGTcactaaaaaaactcatgaCAACTTTGAGTAATACGTGTCattatactttcatcttttaaaaatataagatattaatattctcttataattataaaaatgtccTGTTAACCGGTGTTGTCACcgattaaaaataatcaataattattaaattttacaaaaatttaaaattaattacaatattaaatGATTATCCacttaataatcattaatatagttttattttatttaaaaaacaaaaagttccATACTATATaattgtgtttaatattttatgtaatacatatcaacaaataaaattaataataaaataattaattttaatgttaaattaaaatataattaaatataaaaaaattaaattaatagaaaaatcaataaaaaatagttttaaacatttaaaaagtaaaaaaatatgaatttgagaTTTCATTGAGTTTTCTTTTCTATAAAGACATAAAactagtaatataaaaaatttaatatttaaacttttaaatgaaACACTGAATTAAAATTTGCATTTTCACaagtatttttaatagaaatcttagaaattaaaaaatgattattttgtgtaagagaaatattatttaaaaactcaAAGAGTGCTTTTGTTTTTATAGAATctcttatataaatttaaattattttaattaatgaaattaattatttaagtttttaatgtaaaaatgatAGAATCAAATATGTTAGTTATACCATAATCAGTGACACTGGTAATTAGCATTCtccttataaaaatttatatcttAACTATTATATTACCTTAAAAATAGGTTATCAAATTAAATGATTGTACAATTAATTGTACAATTAATGGTTAAAACATGATTTTTCCAAAAATTTATGATGGGAGATTTCATAGCCAAGCTAGATATGTTCTGCTGtttatttagttaattataaCCTCGCTAGAAGAAATCTACGCGAAGGACAGTAACAAAGGTTACAGTGACGGTGTTTCAATTATCTGCATAAtctgtatatatatatgaaaaaaaataaaataaaagtgttcTGTTGattatttataaagtaataGCATGGATATCTTCGGTGGTGATATGGTTTTTCAGGTTAGAAATTCAAAGTGTGAGTTTTAATTCATATTGATTAGAAATGAGAAGGTAGgataatatataagaataaaaaatacttaaaaactcattattttaaagttttattttgagGGTAGTGTCAATTTCTTATGTATAAGTTGGACTCGAATTTCATTGGTGATTATTCTTCTTAGTAAAACCTCTTTTGTAAACCTAACACTTCATACTAACTACGGTATCATAGAGAAACTAGAAAAACTGTAAGAAATGATTATATTAGAAAGCTAAACACCACTGCATTTTCAGTAAATTTCACATGAGACAGAAAGCAATGAATTAGAAGACAAGAACAACGTAGTTGGTGTCTCATGTAAGATGAGATGTGTTGGATTACACGGTGCTCTGGTGACCACTTTGTCTCTTGCCTAAGCAACattaatgaatatataataatgaGAATTGAGGAAGATGCTTTGCTTTGAGGCATTAACTGTGCAAAACTAAAACCTAAACCTAAATGTGATGCTGAATTGGTGTGGAAGAACTTTACGTGGCTCTCTGAAATAAGCCCTTACGCTAAGAATCTAACTTCCCTCCTTATCTTCGCATATGATATGACCGAAGCTCAACACCACCACCGCACCAAACTCCATCCTTTACCttattctttacttttcttCGTTCATTTCTTTCCCCAAAATCATTCTTCTccaacacaaacacaatttaattACTCATGTAAATTGCGACTCTGCATAATTCTTAGTCCTCATTCAGTTGTTCTTTTCTGGGGTACGCAAGctattgtaaaaatattatcagTGTTAATTAATGGacatctttttaatataaaaacttcATGTACATGGTTACTTCAGATCTATACGCAAACAACTTCTCAATTATAACGCTTTCATcagaaaaaaagtatatttaattttaattaattatatcacaaattcgaattttattttaaaaaaatttcatggaattaaatgatttattgatagtttaaaaaacaaatactttttaaatcaatttatattGTTAATAGTTTGATAAATACATTCATTTTCTGAAAACAAACATATGGTATACCGAAACAAGCCTCCCAATCGAGGACAACGGGAGTTGTCGTCAATGTTCTGATCCGATCCGAGTTGAGCAACATCGTTAGGAACAACTGTCTACTTTGGAGCGTGGAGTTCCGTCACAGTTTTATCTTTAGACGGTGTTCCAATAAATCTCACATAGCTTAGGAGTCGAGGTCAAGCGCAGTTTAAATACTCCTTCCTCCCTCCACCCTCCGAGACgctttttaaaaatagaatcgTGACGGAATTTAAACGCTCCAAAACGAAAAATATCTTGGGAACGCAGTGATCGTTTCTAACGATGACAGTCAGAAATGAGTATTTAAACTGCGTTTGAGTCGATTGTTACTAGGTTGCAGTATAAATTAAAGATCATAACTAATTTAGTAGtacttacaatttaaaaatcattgaTTTTTTATGAAGTACTACACATGGCATCATTTATCATAGCACCTATTAATTTGGGACAGagacatttattttgaaaaaaccatCGATTATCACTGGTATAAAAAATTTacagttatttgattttttttatataaaattggtATCATTCAAGAATTGAAAATTCTtacaaagtatatatatatatatatatatatatattattagcaaaaataattatatatatgaaaatatttaggATGTTTCCAAGACTAACTatgtaagaaaatatatttaatatttgaaaactttCCATGATGCACGCTACATTTAAGAATATCTTGTTAAGTAGGGGTGTCAAGATGAGTAAATATGACTTATACTAGTTGATTCACCACGGATTGAGCTAAAAAAAGATAAGTTCAACCTAACTCACTTTTTTGTGAGATAGAAATTTTGCAATTCAGTCCAACCCACCACGGATTGATAAGTTAATGGATTGACTCActtactattttgttttattaattttatatatttatcgcATTATAATAAtgagttaattatttttcataatagtGGAATCAAATATTCCACTATTATTgctcaatattattttttataatagataaagattaaatatcaacatatataatgttgagaatgttgctcaatattattttttataatagttaaagattaaatatgacCGTATATAACttgataaacaaattaattaaacattcaaactattcaaatattattgaacaacaatctaacatttaaaaatatgaaattgtaaactatataattagaagtaataaataattataaaaaaaattatgaaaagatGTTGGTGGGTTTAGTGAGTTAATCCACTTTTAACCCGGCTCGAATCCGTTGGTTAAATAAGTCGAGTTCAGTTCAACCCACtcttgaaaaaattgaatgtttctcaacccaacccgactcaaaCTCATAGTGAGTTAAGCTAACTCACATAATAGaatccattttgacatctctaccgTTAACCTACTCTCACTAAAAATTTCCAATTCTAATAAGGGAAAACTTCGTAAcattatatattactttttgtagttttaaataattattaaatagtgtaaatacataaatttgatatatagatctaattaattgttttacataacttataattataatattgtcaCATGCCATAAtgcatatatttgttttttgttttaagaaGAGATACAAGAGAAAACCCAAAATCTGGAAAGGTTACAAAGCCCTCGTATTAACCTAACAATTTAGTTTATGATAAAGAAATGTTACGCACCAATAAAAGTAGTAAAAGTTATCCTAAGGTTTACAAAAGTACATGcttttatatacatattctCACTTGGAGAAACACACCATTCAAAGTACGTTCAGTTTAATGACTTGTTGCTTTTAGTCAAAGACGCAGCCATATGCATTATCTTTACCATCTTACCCCTATCTAACTCTCGTTctgagtaaagaaaaaaatatatgtggAGAAGTTgtataatatatacaaataaaaggtaaatttgttaaattgatgTCATAGTAAAGTGTTTACTTATCAATGTTCTTTAGTAAATTTTGTTCCCGATCATGATATTCTAATATATACCTATTAAACTTTTACACTCAtcatctaatattttattttcatcttcttattttctttaattacaaatataaaagagaatcacattatttttaaaagttggtTATAAGTTGGTAGAGtctgaaaatattattattagagtgtttaatatatttctttccGACTAAAAGTCTTTTTTAATCTCCCTATGATTTGAATTTgggattttaatttattacatatataaagcTAGTACTTAAAAATAAGGTGGCATGAAGCAATTCTTTCACCAAACATAAAGTGACCAAAATCAAACAacctaacattttttttttcctctgaCATCCATAACTTTAACTAGCAAACAAAATGAAATCGCgtgaatatatatatgtattacaaatatatacacatagcaacttctgagcaaaaattatgttaatatattttttttatatatgtttccAAATATAAGCTGaggttattgttattatataaagatctaattaaaagttaaaaaataaaaaataaaaaataaaaaaaggcaAAATCCTCATTATCATATAGTTGACTGTCTGGTGCCATGCAGTTGTGATTAATTTGTACAGAAAGAAACGTTTAGGTCAACAGCACATGAACTAACTGTTTAGCAAGAATAAACACATGTAAATTATatgaatcttttaatatttaatatcttGACAGATATAGGCAGAGAGAtggaattataaattattgaaagataagatagaaataaataatCCTACACTTGGAAGTGATTGGTTGTTAGTTAAAATGGGAttagaattaattaaattaagctGCAGTGGTTGAAGTAAAGGAAGCTAAAAATTAAGAAGGAAAaagtaaacatatatatataatgaattagttgaaGGAAAAAGGTAATAATGAAAGGTGGTGAAAGTTTGGAAAATGTGTGTGGTTCCAGGCTTGCAAACCAATCCTCCAGAAAGGAATCGTTGCCAAAAAGTAATGGGTTTGCTTCAAAGCCAACCGAATCTCACTCGTTTCCTAGCCTCCTCATGCTTAACATTGcatcttttttctctctctctttcaacACTTCACACATCTGTAATATAAGACTTCCAAGTTTGGAAAACGCAACTCTGGCAAAGCCAAAACACGTTACTATTACTATCATAGGGTACCCTTTTTCCCTCTACTTCAAACCATTCTAAATATATTAACTAACTCCCACACTCTTCATTGCTCTTCTTCCATTCTCTTATTCCTCACCATGCAAATCATCAAGGGCAAGCGCACCAAGCGTCAAAGGCTTCCTTCCCCACTTAGGTTAACCATGTCAACATGTTCCACCGACAACTCCGCAGGTTTTGACCCTCCGACAACCTCGAATGAATTAAGGAGCGAAGAGGATGAAGACCTGGCCAATTGTTTGATTCTCTTGGCTCGAGGCCATAACACTCCAAAACCCTCACACACCAAGGAATCGGGGCTATATGTTTACGAGTGCAAGACTTGTAACCGATGCTTCCCTTCGTTTCAAGCCCTCGGGGGCCACCGAGCCAGCCACAAGAGATTTTCCAAGCCTGGTGCAGAAGAAAAGCAAGGACTAGTTCATAGCAGTAATAGTAATCACGATGATTTTTGTGTACCCACAAGCACCACCCTCACCTTACAATTATCAACGGTTTTGTATAATAGCAGCAACAGCACTATTACTGCCAAATCTAGGGTTCATGAGTGTTCCATATGTGGGGCAGAGTTCTCATCTGGGCAAGCCTTGGGGGGGCACATGAGAAGGCACAGAAATTTTCTGAGTTCACCTTCGGGTGGGGCAATTGCATATGGTGGTGATGGAATCGTTGAAATCCCAGAAAGCAAGAAACAGAAAGATGGTTTGAACTTGGACTTGAATCTTCCGGCACCTGAGGATGATCATCACAGAGAATCCAACCTGTTTCCTTTTCAGTCCAAGGAAAAAGTCATTGTCTTCTCTGCAACTTCTTTGGTGGATTGCCATTACTGAAAGCTCAACTCTGTCTTTACTGTTAATTAACCTTCAttattgctatttttttttttcttacgtTTAGCCATGTAACAACCAATTGTTCATTCTTTGCATTCATTCAATGATATGTACactattaaatttgaatttattgtatcgttccattttttggtttttgataGTTCATATGATGGTTCCTTTTTCTATTTCACATATTCCACCGTCATGCACGTGAGAAAAttgagagagtgagagagagagagagtgggaAAAATTAAAGCAAAGAAGAATAAAGCTGCAGGTATGAATGGGTGAAGGATAAGTTGCATCAAACTGATAGCAGAAAACGAAAGACCCAATGGCAAGCAAAGTCATCGGGTAACTTCTTAACTCATCGAACTTGAGTAATGAATATAGTAATTAATGAATGAAATTGTTTAAGGGAAAAAGAGTTTTAGGGCTATGCCAGCCATGAATACTTACTTGCTTGCTtgtagttaattaattaattaaatgtttacTCTTTTGTGTTGTTTCGTGTTTCTGCAATCAATGCTTCAGTTAAGTCTATATATTTCAACAAGTTTTTTTGTTTGCTTTCTGCAGAACGTTTTGAAAAgacttcaatatttttaatcctTCTAACATAAAtaagatttgat carries:
- the LOC114196157 gene encoding zinc finger protein ZAT5-like, whose translation is MQIIKGKRTKRQRLPSPLRLTMSTCSTDNSAGFDPPTTSNELRSEEDEDLANCLILLARGHNTPKPSHTKESGLYVYECKTCNRCFPSFQALGGHRASHKRFSKPGAEEKQGLVHSSNSNHDDFCVPTSTTLTLQLSTVLYNSSNSTITAKSRVHECSICGAEFSSGQALGGHMRRHRNFLSSPSGGAIAYGGDGIVEIPESKKQKDGLNLDLNLPAPEDDHHRESNLFPFQSKEKVIVFSATSLVDCHY